TGCCATCGTGCTCAGCGAGACCTACGGTTTTGGAATCCTGTGCAACCTTGGCTTCAATTCCAGTTCCCACGTATGGAGCTTGGGTCCGAAGAAGAGGGACACCTTGGCGTTGCATGTTCGAACCCATCAATGCGCGATTGGCATCATCGTGTTCGAGGAAAGGAATAAGCCCGGCAGCGACAGACACCAACTGTTTTGGTGAAACATCCATATAATGAATCGACTCAGGGGCTGCCTCAAAGAAATTATCTCCCTGACGAGCGGTAACGGCCTCAGTAAAGTTGCCTTTGGCATCTATCACAGAATTAGCCTGCGCGATGATTAGTCCTTCTTCTTCGTCGGCGGTGACATAACGGACATCATCCGTCACTTTGCCGTTTTTAACGACGCGGTAAGGAGTTTCGATAAATCCAAACTCATTAATCCGTGAGAAGATACTCAGCGAATTGATTAGACCAATATTGGGTCCTTCAGGAGTCTCAATCGGACAGATTCGACCATAATGAGAAGGGTGCACGTCACGTACTTCGAAACCGGCACGCTCACGATTCAACCCCCCAGGTCCTAAGGCACTCAAACGGCGCTTGTGGGTTATCTCAGCCAATGGATTAATTTGGTCCATGAATTGAGAGAGCTGGCTTCGAGCAAAGAAATCGCGGATAACTGTGCTGAGTGCTTTCGGGTTGATCAACTTTTGTGGAGTGATCGAATCGACGCTTTGATCATAAAGAGTCATGCGCTCACGTACGAGGCGCTCGGTGCGGGCTAACCCAATACGACATTGGTTGGCCAAAAGCTCACCGACCGTACGAACGCGGCGACTACCTAAATGATCAATGTCATCAACAACGCCTTCGCCTCTTTTGAGTCTGATCAAGTAACGGGTTGCTTCGACGATATCCTCAACCATGACGATTCGCATTTCAAGATCGGTGCCGAGGGACAGTTTTTGGTTGATCTTGTAACGACCAACACGACCCAAATCATAACGTTTTGGATCTTGGAACAGGCGCTTCAACAGCGCTTTGGCATTTGAGGTCGTGGGTGGCTCACCAGGGCGAAGACGCTTATAGATTTCCTTAAGCGCTTCTTCTTCATTGCGCGTCGGGTCTTTCTTTATGGCACGTACGATTGCACCTTCATCTACCGAAGTATCGATGACGTGAATGTCTGAAACTTCAGATTCGTGAAACTGACGAATGATACTTTTGGTAAGTGGCTCGAATGCACGCGCAAGAACTACTCCCTGGTTAGCATCGATAATATCTTCAACCAAGGTATAGTGACTGACGCTATCCAGTTTGAGTGCTGCATCCAGGTCCAAATCCTGAATCTTATAAAATAGGTCCAGGATATCAACATCGGAACCATAGCCCATGGCTCTCAGTAAGGTGGTAATAAGGAATTTACGACGACGACGACGACGGTCCAGAAAAACGTAAAGTAAGTCGTTGTTGTCAAATTGGACTTCCAACCAGGTTCCGCGATCGGGAATGATACGAAACGAATGAAGTAGTTTGCCGCTCGTGTGAGGAGCGGTTTCAAATGCGATACCCGGTGAGCGGTGAAGTTGACTTACAACGACACGTTCAGCTCCATTGATGATGAAGGAACCTCTCTCGGTAATGTGTGGAATTTCTCCCATGTAGATCTCTTCATCCTTGATCTGCTCCTCTTCCCGGAGGCGAAGTTTGACGTAGAGAGAAATGGAATATGTTACACCTTCACGAATACATTCCATCTCGGTATATTTCGGACCTACAATATTGTAGGATACGTATTCCAACATCGACTTGCCGTCATAACTCTCAATCGGAAAGATTTCTTGGAAGACAGCTTCCAGCCCTGTAGGCTTGCGCTTGGATGGCGAACAGTCCTGCTGGGTGTATTCCTTGAAGGAATCGATTTGGTTCTGGATGAGGTTCGGGGCGGAAATAACCTCCTGAAGTTTTCCGAAGTTTATGCGATCAGACATTTTAAAACCGGGATGGCGATGAATTTGTAATTGGAAACAGCCCTTTGGGGGCAGAATTTAAGCAGAAAGAGACGGCAGACTTGGCTCTTCGGCCAAGTCTGATCCGTCTCTGGAAAGAAGTTTATTCAGGTAAATCAGATTATTTGATTTCGACTTTGGCGCCTACAGCTTCGAGCTTCTTTTTAACTTCGTCAGCTTCGTCCTTGGAAACACCTTCCTTGACAGGTTTCGGAGCACCTTCAACGAGGTCTTTGGCTTCTTTAAGGCCAAGTCCTGTGATTGCACGGACTTCCTTAATAGACGCAATTTTGTTTTCCCCAGCAGCAGCGAAGATTACAGTAAACTCGGTTTGTTCCTCGGCAGCTTCAGCGGCCGCAGCAGCAGGCGCCGCAGCAACAGCTACAGGAGCAGCAGCACTGACGCCCCATTTTTCTTCGAGGTCCTTTACGAGGGCTGCGATATCGATTACAGACTGGCCGGAAAGCCAATTGATTACTTGTTCTTTTGTTATGTCAGACATATGTAACTCCTTGTTGACTAGTGTTTCTGTTAGAAACGTTTAAGAGATATCTCCTAATCAACTGTTTGAATTAATGGTGGTTTAGTTATCCGGATAGAATCCGAAATTGTTTAAATAATGGTTTCCCTTATTTGTCAGCGTAAGCTTTCAAAACGTTGACCACACTGGTCGGAACGGCGTTGAGCACAGAAACCATTTGTGTGGCGGGCGTATTGAGTAATCCAAGAAGCTGCGCCTTGAGCACTTCAATAGTAGGCAGGTCAGCCAGAATATTCACGTCGCCTTCGGTTAGCGTCTGGTCACCGAGAACACCTACCTTAACTTCGTTTTTATTTTTGGATTTGCAAAATGTTCTTAAGGCTTTGGCAACTCCGGAAGGATCGTTCCCACCAACTACGATAGCGGTAGGTCCAGCCAACCAGTCAGCCAGATCCGGCATATTGCGGCCTTTGGTCGCAACGTTGAGGATGCTGTTTTTGACCACATGGAATTCCGCACCTTGCTCAGTAAGCTTGCCGCGCAATTCTTC
This portion of the Verrucomicrobiota bacterium genome encodes:
- the rpoB gene encoding DNA-directed RNA polymerase subunit beta yields the protein MSDRINFGKLQEVISAPNLIQNQIDSFKEYTQQDCSPSKRKPTGLEAVFQEIFPIESYDGKSMLEYVSYNIVGPKYTEMECIREGVTYSISLYVKLRLREEEQIKDEEIYMGEIPHITERGSFIINGAERVVVSQLHRSPGIAFETAPHTSGKLLHSFRIIPDRGTWLEVQFDNNDLLYVFLDRRRRRRKFLITTLLRAMGYGSDVDILDLFYKIQDLDLDAALKLDSVSHYTLVEDIIDANQGVVLARAFEPLTKSIIRQFHESEVSDIHVIDTSVDEGAIVRAIKKDPTRNEEEALKEIYKRLRPGEPPTTSNAKALLKRLFQDPKRYDLGRVGRYKINQKLSLGTDLEMRIVMVEDIVEATRYLIRLKRGEGVVDDIDHLGSRRVRTVGELLANQCRIGLARTERLVRERMTLYDQSVDSITPQKLINPKALSTVIRDFFARSQLSQFMDQINPLAEITHKRRLSALGPGGLNRERAGFEVRDVHPSHYGRICPIETPEGPNIGLINSLSIFSRINEFGFIETPYRVVKNGKVTDDVRYVTADEEEGLIIAQANSVIDAKGNFTEAVTARQGDNFFEAAPESIHYMDVSPKQLVSVAAGLIPFLEHDDANRALMGSNMQRQGVPLLRTQAPYVGTGIEAKVAQDSKTVGLAEHDGIVASVDSRRVITTLDGELPIKFSRSPVSDPKKGLNVYELRKFMRSNAGTCFNQKPIVKKGQKLKTGDVIADGACTDNGELALGRNVLVAFMPWHGYNFEDAILISEKVLKEDIFTSIHIEEKEVTARDTKLGPEEITRDIPNVGEQALKNLNHDGVIRVGAEVKSGDILVGKITPKSETELAPEEKLLRAIFGEKAADVKDTSLVVPSGVTGIVMDVKVSTRIDGDQEKLSPSDRRRQTKQINEEYRNEADKLKESLTEALSNILLGEKIPLDVVNGETNEIIIPANRKITKTLLRRLASVAKYVEIDPSPVRIKIMEIISSFQAKFDELEEERERKIATIESGTEVESGVIKHVKVYIATKRKLQVGDKMAGRHGNKGVVAKIVPEEDMPFLADGTPIEICLNPLGVPSRMNVGQVLETHLGYACHKLGITIATPVFDGIDEEGIRDYCRKAGIPEHGKSQLFNGRTGEPLDQEVVVGHIYMMKLNHLVASKIHARAVGPYSLITQQPLGGKAQYGGQRFGEMEVWALEAYGAAYTLQELLTVKSDDVQGRTKIYENLVKGDNSLSAGTPQSFNVLIKEMQSLCLDIRLENQAKAGL
- the rplL gene encoding 50S ribosomal protein L7/L12, whose protein sequence is MSDITKEQVINWLSGQSVIDIAALVKDLEEKWGVSAAAPVAVAAAPAAAAAEAAEEQTEFTVIFAAAGENKIASIKEVRAITGLGLKEAKDLVEGAPKPVKEGVSKDEADEVKKKLEAVGAKVEIK
- the rplJ gene encoding 50S ribosomal protein L10 produces the protein MRTEKKYLVDEVVTHLSKSDYVFLTNFERITVEETEELRGKLTEQGAEFHVVKNSILNVATKGRNMPDLADWLAGPTAIVVGGNDPSGVAKALRTFCKSKNKNEVKVGVLGDQTLTEGDVNILADLPTIEVLKAQLLGLLNTPATQMVSVLNAVPTSVVNVLKAYADK